A stretch of Deinobacterium chartae DNA encodes these proteins:
- a CDS encoding ATP-grasp domain-containing protein yields MQRRRIWFNKGFSGNHNLIQALRAHPQASDLEVLSSHTDPTAVSLVGAHESFIEPKLLAEDYVDYCLEVCRTRRIDVLVAGKQMTHLADARERFLELGTRVLVAADGDTMRHFDDKEAFLNAFDRSIVDVPDYRAVRTLAEFDAAVEALGGVQAGLCFKPARGIFGSGFRILTADDDLDALLGGDTLQLSLRAARALFGSRARFRSVLVMRYAEGVERSVDVLAHRGELVRCVTRRKTGQGAQLLEDYPRGLEIARELTRRYGLSGIYNFQLKDLAGEPRLLEINPRPSGGLNVAMASGLNYPYWAVRLELGEADPSEVPAPRSGLRVAQLSAAVPVGLPVEAV; encoded by the coding sequence ATGCAACGACGCAGAATCTGGTTTAACAAAGGCTTTTCGGGTAATCACAACCTCATCCAGGCGCTGCGTGCCCACCCGCAGGCCAGCGACCTCGAGGTCCTCTCCAGCCACACCGATCCGACGGCCGTGAGCCTTGTCGGCGCGCACGAAAGCTTTATCGAGCCCAAGCTGCTCGCCGAGGATTACGTCGACTACTGCCTCGAGGTGTGCCGCACCCGCCGCATCGACGTGCTGGTGGCGGGCAAGCAGATGACCCACCTCGCCGATGCCCGCGAGCGCTTTCTCGAGCTGGGCACCCGGGTGCTGGTCGCCGCAGACGGTGACACCATGCGTCACTTCGACGACAAGGAGGCGTTTTTAAACGCCTTTGATCGCAGCATCGTGGATGTGCCCGACTACCGCGCGGTGCGGACCCTGGCCGAGTTCGACGCGGCGGTAGAAGCCCTGGGCGGAGTGCAGGCTGGGTTGTGCTTCAAGCCTGCCCGGGGCATCTTTGGCAGCGGGTTTCGCATTCTGACCGCAGACGACGACCTCGACGCGCTGCTGGGGGGTGACACCCTCCAGCTCAGCCTGCGCGCCGCACGCGCGCTGTTCGGCAGTCGCGCGCGCTTCCGCAGCGTGCTGGTGATGCGCTACGCCGAGGGCGTGGAGCGCAGCGTGGATGTGCTGGCCCACCGCGGCGAGCTGGTGCGCTGCGTGACCCGCCGCAAGACAGGACAGGGGGCCCAGCTGCTCGAGGACTACCCGCGCGGCCTCGAGATCGCCCGGGAACTCACCCGCCGCTACGGCCTGAGCGGCATCTACAACTTTCAGCTCAAGGATCTCGCCGGCGAGCCCAGGCTGCTCGAGATCAACCCGCGCCCCTCGGGCGGCCTGAACGTCGCGATGGCCTCGGGCCTGAACTACCCGTACTGGGCGGTGCGCCTCGAGCTGGGCGAAGCCGACCCCAGCGAGGTTCCTGCCCCCCGCAGCGGCCTGAGGGTCGCGCAGCTGAGCGCCGCCGTTCCGGTCGGTCTGCCGGTCGAGGCCGTGTGA
- a CDS encoding metalloregulator ArsR/SmtB family transcription factor: MNSTTLSALAEPNRLDIVELLIQQPLTVGEIATRLQMRQPQASKHLRVLSEAGIIEVEAVANRRICKLRPEPFQELDHWLSTYRRLWEDRFDRLDDYLQRLQQQSEATKPKATPHTPPPDPAE, from the coding sequence GTGAACAGCACGACCTTGAGCGCCCTGGCCGAACCAAACCGTCTGGACATCGTCGAACTGCTGATCCAGCAACCGCTCACCGTGGGCGAAATTGCCACACGGCTCCAGATGCGCCAGCCTCAAGCGTCCAAGCATCTTCGTGTCCTGAGCGAAGCGGGCATTATCGAAGTCGAGGCGGTGGCCAACCGGCGCATCTGCAAGCTTCGTCCAGAGCCTTTTCAGGAACTGGACCACTGGCTGAGCACTTACCGGCGGCTCTGGGAAGACCGATTCGACCGGCTCGACGATTACCTGCAGCGGCTCCAGCAACAAAGCGAAGCGACCAAGCCCAAGGCCACACCCCACACGCCCCCACCCGACCCAGCAGAGTAA
- a CDS encoding serine/threonine-protein kinase: protein MPLQTSCPYCSSGLGGPETVCPACGAPLDDGLLPAGTRLRGGRYRLEGVLGRGGFGITYRAAQPALGSQVAIKELFPEGSRRQAGQVAPPAGLSASEWEAARRDFLEEGRVLERFNHHPGVVYTFDVFEENGTAYVVMQRLEGETLAARIAREGALEPLEVSRIATQLLGALEAVHAAGLLHRDLKPDNVFLSRGAGAVLIDFGSARGFLLGQVQAHTRLVTPGYAPPEQYATSAHFGPYTDLYALGATLYHALADRAPPAATDRLLGVALPPLPAAGPWPLRRAVERALSLRVDQRPQSAAEMRRWIDQPASRPGTPRSLPAPARGEGIDWNEVFFLEELRQLGRSLFTRAGWRSTGQALAEEGRRRWKDGTLLLLAVLVLLRLLGGLLLGG from the coding sequence ATGCCCCTGCAGACCTCCTGCCCTTACTGCTCCTCGGGCCTTGGCGGTCCCGAAACCGTCTGCCCTGCGTGCGGCGCGCCGCTCGATGATGGTCTGCTGCCCGCCGGAACCCGGCTGCGCGGCGGACGTTACCGGCTGGAAGGCGTGCTGGGGCGCGGCGGCTTCGGCATCACCTACCGCGCCGCGCAGCCCGCGCTGGGCTCGCAGGTGGCCATCAAGGAGCTGTTTCCCGAGGGCAGTCGCAGGCAGGCGGGCCAAGTAGCGCCGCCTGCGGGTCTCAGTGCCTCCGAATGGGAGGCGGCCCGGCGCGATTTTCTCGAGGAAGGCCGCGTCCTCGAGCGCTTCAACCACCATCCCGGGGTGGTGTACACCTTCGACGTGTTCGAGGAGAACGGCACTGCTTACGTGGTGATGCAGCGGCTCGAAGGGGAGACCCTCGCGGCGCGCATTGCCCGCGAGGGCGCTCTGGAACCGCTCGAGGTATCGCGCATCGCCACGCAGCTCTTGGGCGCCCTCGAGGCGGTGCACGCGGCCGGGTTGCTGCACCGCGATCTCAAGCCCGACAACGTGTTCCTGAGCCGCGGCGCGGGGGCGGTGCTGATCGACTTCGGCTCGGCCCGGGGCTTTCTGCTCGGGCAGGTTCAGGCGCACACCCGGCTGGTGACGCCCGGTTACGCGCCGCCCGAGCAGTACGCCACCAGCGCGCACTTCGGGCCGTATACCGACCTGTACGCGCTGGGGGCAACGCTGTACCACGCGCTTGCAGACCGTGCCCCGCCTGCGGCCACCGACCGTCTGCTGGGCGTGGCCCTGCCGCCGCTGCCGGCCGCCGGGCCTTGGCCGCTGCGCCGCGCGGTCGAACGGGCGTTGTCGCTGCGCGTGGACCAGCGTCCGCAGAGTGCCGCCGAGATGCGGCGCTGGATCGACCAGCCTGCTTCGAGGCCCGGCACCCCTCGGTCCCTCCCCGCGCCTGCCCGCGGGGAGGGGATCGACTGGAACGAGGTGTTCTTCCTCGAGGAGTTGCGGCAACTGGGCCGCTCCCTGTTTACCCGTGCGGGTTGGCGCAGCACCGGGCAAGCCCTGGCGGAGGAGGGACGGCGGCGCTGGAAAGACGGAACCCTGCTGCTGCTGGCGGTGCTGGTGCTGCTGCGCTTGCTGGGCGGGCTGCTGTTGGGCGGGTAG
- a CDS encoding DEAD/DEAH box helicase, translating to MNFSELKLHPALARAVTELGFDQPTPIQAQAIPLALAGRDLLACAATGSGKTAGFGLPLLQRLLDGPRGKTRALIVTPTRELALQVEAHLQALAKHTPLKVASILGGVNAKPQERALRTGVDIIVATPGRLLDHMSQPYGRLEAVEMVVLDEADQMLDMGFLPDVRRILRALPARQQTLMFSATMPAPIGKLAGEMLRSPATVGVERKAAPAQGIAQTAFPVAQEAKSRLLSELLRREGIASAIVFTRTKHRANRLAEFLTKQGVTAERIHGNRSQAQRVAALEGFKSGKYQVLVATDIAARGIDISALGHVVNFDVPAVPEDYIHRVGRTARAGATGEAFTFVAPDEEGLMRAIERAVGKPVARRRLEDFDYNAAAERLEVPLQERLAAVRAERQKARERREAKESRTQGGQGSTAAQGRPQAASSAQPQRSRPVAAQNARPAHAAPSGSGEGNGAAKRRRRRRRSGSKPAQDSN from the coding sequence TTGAATTTCTCCGAACTGAAGCTTCACCCCGCGCTGGCGCGGGCCGTCACCGAACTGGGCTTCGACCAGCCCACCCCCATCCAGGCGCAGGCCATTCCGCTGGCCCTGGCGGGCCGCGACCTGCTGGCCTGCGCGGCCACCGGCAGCGGCAAGACCGCCGGTTTCGGCCTGCCGCTGCTCCAGCGCCTGCTCGACGGCCCGCGCGGCAAGACCCGCGCGCTGATCGTTACCCCCACCCGCGAGCTGGCGCTGCAGGTCGAAGCGCACCTGCAGGCCCTCGCCAAGCACACGCCCCTCAAGGTCGCCTCGATCCTGGGCGGCGTGAACGCCAAACCGCAGGAGCGCGCATTGCGTACCGGAGTGGACATCATCGTCGCCACTCCGGGCCGCCTGCTCGACCACATGAGCCAGCCCTACGGCCGCCTCGAGGCGGTCGAGATGGTGGTGCTCGACGAGGCCGACCAGATGCTGGACATGGGCTTCTTGCCCGATGTGCGCCGCATCCTGCGCGCCCTGCCCGCACGCCAGCAGACCCTGATGTTCTCGGCCACCATGCCCGCCCCGATCGGCAAGCTGGCAGGCGAGATGCTGCGCTCGCCCGCCACCGTGGGCGTGGAACGCAAGGCCGCTCCGGCCCAGGGCATCGCCCAGACCGCTTTCCCGGTCGCTCAGGAGGCCAAGTCGCGCCTGCTGTCCGAACTGCTGCGCCGCGAGGGCATCGCGAGTGCGATCGTGTTCACCCGCACCAAGCACCGGGCCAACCGCCTGGCCGAGTTTCTGACCAAGCAGGGCGTTACGGCCGAGCGCATTCACGGCAACCGCTCGCAGGCGCAGCGCGTCGCGGCCCTCGAGGGCTTCAAGTCGGGCAAGTACCAGGTGCTGGTCGCCACCGACATCGCTGCGCGCGGCATCGACATCTCGGCGCTGGGACACGTGGTGAACTTCGACGTCCCGGCGGTGCCCGAGGACTACATCCACCGGGTGGGCCGCACCGCCCGCGCCGGTGCGACCGGAGAGGCCTTCACCTTCGTCGCTCCGGACGAAGAAGGCCTGATGCGCGCCATCGAGCGCGCGGTCGGCAAGCCGGTCGCGCGCCGCCGCCTCGAGGACTTTGACTACAACGCGGCCGCCGAACGCCTCGAGGTGCCGTTGCAGGAGCGCCTGGCCGCCGTGCGTGCCGAGCGGCAGAAGGCCCGCGAGCGCCGGGAAGCCAAGGAGTCGCGCACTCAGGGCGGGCAGGGCTCTACCGCTGCCCAGGGTCGTCCGCAGGCCGCCTCGAGCGCGCAACCGCAGCGTTCCCGGCCCGTGGCTGCCCAAAACGCGCGCCCTGCCCACGCCGCGCCGTCCGGAAGCGGCGAGGGCAACGGGGCTGCCAAGCGTCGTCGCCGTCGCCGCCGCAGCGGATCCAAGCCGGCTCAGGACAGCAACTAG
- a CDS encoding phosphoribosyltransferase domain-containing protein, which yields MSVPTVAAARGEVAAPGRQSITLPAGTLHLEVLRASEPLEALCGFATRRNPKRGFLFVSRVLGKHLPVRPSRMLAVHRRLAAALEAELPGPLLFVAMAETAVGLGQGVFEAYLEATGREDALFVHSTRYRVGTGATLGFQEAHSHATDHLLHLPEDAAQRALFDRARTLVLLDDEMTTGNTLAGLSAAYAAHNPGLEQIRVATLTDWSLGAAESLEVRLPRPSRRVSLLEGRYTFEPDPAFVLPAMPRLDGSGERKDTRLRGNWGRLGQSGPVRVDVDALLAPLRDLEARQRVLVLGSGEFAHPPYRLALALEERGLDVHFQSTTRSPILPGGVIQCALEFEDNYFDRIPNYVYNLRPGDYDRVLIGYETPELPAGHDLPARLGAEPLFF from the coding sequence GTGAGCGTTCCGACTGTCGCCGCAGCACGGGGCGAGGTGGCCGCGCCAGGCCGCCAGAGCATCACCCTGCCCGCCGGAACGCTGCACCTCGAGGTGCTGCGCGCAAGCGAACCGCTCGAAGCGCTGTGCGGCTTCGCCACCCGCCGCAACCCCAAGCGCGGTTTTCTGTTCGTGAGCCGCGTGCTGGGCAAGCACCTGCCGGTGCGGCCCTCGCGCATGCTCGCCGTCCACCGCCGTCTGGCGGCCGCGCTCGAGGCCGAGTTGCCCGGTCCGCTGCTGTTCGTGGCGATGGCCGAGACCGCCGTGGGCCTGGGACAGGGCGTGTTCGAGGCGTACCTTGAGGCCACCGGGCGCGAGGACGCGCTGTTCGTGCACTCCACCCGCTACCGGGTGGGGACGGGGGCGACGCTGGGCTTTCAGGAGGCGCACAGCCACGCCACCGACCACCTGCTGCACCTGCCAGAAGACGCCGCGCAGCGCGCTCTTTTTGATCGGGCGCGCACGCTGGTGCTGCTGGACGACGAGATGACCACCGGGAACACCCTGGCCGGGCTGAGCGCAGCCTACGCCGCGCACAACCCGGGCCTGGAGCAAATCCGGGTCGCGACCCTCACCGACTGGTCCCTGGGCGCGGCCGAGTCGCTCGAGGTTCGCCTGCCACGCCCCTCGCGGCGAGTGTCGCTGCTCGAGGGGCGCTACACCTTCGAGCCTGACCCGGCCTTTGTGCTGCCCGCCATGCCGCGGCTGGACGGCAGCGGCGAGCGCAAGGACACGCGGCTGCGCGGCAACTGGGGCCGCCTGGGACAGAGCGGTCCGGTCCGGGTGGACGTAGACGCGCTGCTCGCCCCGCTGCGCGACCTCGAGGCGCGGCAGCGGGTGTTGGTGCTGGGCAGCGGCGAGTTCGCCCACCCACCCTACCGGCTGGCGCTGGCCCTCGAGGAGCGCGGGCTGGACGTGCACTTTCAGTCCACGACCCGCTCTCCGATCCTGCCCGGCGGCGTGATTCAGTGCGCGCTCGAGTTCGAGGACAACTACTTCGACCGTATTCCCAACTACGTGTACAACCTGCGTCCCGGCGATTACGACCGGGTGCTGATCGGTTACGAAACCCCGGAGCTGCCCGCCGGACACGACCTGCCCGCGCGCCTCGGGGCCGAGCCGCTGTTTTTCTGA
- a CDS encoding serine/threonine-protein kinase, whose protein sequence is MSACPVCGHAPLPDAAYVCPVCGAALGGPELRPGSELRAGRYRVEALLGQGGFGITYRASKGNETVAIKEYFPAGAQRRGNSVVLPAALRDSEQAFLEEGRVLARFSHPGIVRVHEAFEEGGTAYLVMDFLAGEPLGQRLERGPLEERELLEVARQVVDALSAVHAAGLLHQDLKPDNLIALPDGRVVLIDFGAARTFQADKTGNYDRVVTPGYGPLEQYGSQVRRGPYTDVYALAATLYALATGAPPPAAMDRVQGVELLPARKAGARVSARVEKALARGLSLQVSERPPSAQALLELLEGKPAARAVPGALPRPDKGASRTTAPTPAPADPVPDTAVQAGPALTRVRLAAQAILDLERGPARPAPPFDFVCPSCHQGEMREVREAEGCPLCAAPGPETFDPASRRCPCCDAGEMETVEAGGHLGCPLCARGQLRAPDTSGTLRCPACRAAELVNRVPDRRRCPHCREGHLEDRLDEHVRCPNCAVGHLKPYSLTRFLILHEERRRCDHCEAQWEVREAGWKLLSARGRLEDRLGETLSERAWRELSGRGFEGWRCGRCAAEWDALPGGEYRFAWAADSSPLLGRAMLPAAWAKLAYRLAPERGSHACPACNAEFELAAGRMRFLRSPAGFLTHLLDREYEPRVWQGLARGLTQPETDVQCDHCGSEWDDRGEELRLLSPGRGPALFVNGTVFRREALGLLARGKTSGRPGALCRNCRAEWDLEEQGRYRLVRPGQGAGRAGETHTLEGWQQRRLRRRDPRPGLSCRRCHAEWVTVAPDLWELSEAGRSGRRPAGTRLSARDWRLLAGGKQSPGDGYRCEHCGSELTVQPGGRLRQTHPQPGDTRTLEEWKRLGRGEALPGEVERLRREAEAALREAVVSGEWALLDEARIFPRPVYLSERVLFSVRARAARRRNGEFEPNEPGTLWFTSRRVLFDGPAKTTEIPLERLERAEAQGAQLRLRRNDRERALVYFVDGFRAVFSLGAVRVETGVRAPELAELVEGLARGG, encoded by the coding sequence TTGAGCGCCTGCCCGGTGTGCGGGCACGCCCCGTTGCCCGACGCGGCCTACGTCTGCCCGGTCTGCGGCGCGGCGCTGGGCGGACCCGAGCTGCGTCCGGGCAGCGAGCTGCGCGCTGGGCGTTACCGCGTCGAGGCGCTGCTGGGACAGGGTGGGTTCGGCATCACCTACCGGGCCTCCAAGGGCAACGAGACGGTCGCCATCAAGGAGTATTTTCCGGCCGGAGCGCAGCGGCGCGGCAACTCGGTGGTCCTGCCGGCCGCGCTGCGCGACTCGGAACAGGCGTTCCTCGAGGAGGGGCGGGTGCTGGCGCGCTTCAGCCACCCGGGCATCGTGCGGGTCCACGAGGCCTTCGAGGAGGGCGGTACCGCTTACCTGGTCATGGATTTTCTGGCGGGCGAGCCGTTGGGGCAGCGTCTCGAACGCGGCCCGCTGGAGGAGCGCGAGCTGCTCGAGGTGGCGCGTCAGGTGGTGGACGCGCTGAGCGCGGTGCACGCGGCCGGACTGCTGCACCAAGACCTCAAGCCCGATAACCTGATCGCGTTGCCAGACGGACGGGTGGTGCTGATCGACTTCGGGGCCGCGCGCACCTTTCAGGCCGACAAGACCGGCAACTACGACCGGGTGGTCACTCCGGGCTACGGCCCGCTGGAGCAGTACGGCAGCCAGGTGCGGCGCGGGCCGTACACCGACGTGTACGCGCTGGCGGCCACGCTGTACGCACTCGCAACCGGCGCGCCGCCGCCTGCTGCGATGGACCGCGTACAGGGCGTGGAACTGCTGCCGGCCCGCAAGGCCGGCGCGCGGGTGAGCGCGCGGGTGGAAAAAGCGTTGGCGCGCGGCCTGAGCCTGCAGGTTTCCGAACGCCCTCCCAGCGCGCAGGCCCTGCTGGAACTGCTCGAGGGAAAACCGGCTGCGCGCGCCGTTCCTGGGGCGCTGCCCCGGCCGGACAAGGGTGCCTCCCGGACCACGGCCCCGACCCCCGCACCCGCAGACCCCGTGCCCGATACGGCCGTGCAGGCCGGTCCGGCCCTGACCCGGGTGCGCCTCGCGGCCCAGGCCATCCTTGACCTCGAGCGGGGCCCCGCTCGGCCTGCGCCGCCGTTTGACTTCGTGTGCCCCAGCTGTCATCAGGGCGAGATGCGCGAGGTGCGCGAGGCCGAAGGCTGCCCGCTGTGTGCGGCACCGGGCCCGGAGACCTTCGACCCGGCCTCGAGGCGCTGCCCCTGCTGCGATGCGGGTGAGATGGAGACGGTCGAGGCGGGAGGGCATCTGGGGTGCCCGCTGTGCGCGCGTGGGCAGTTGCGGGCACCGGACACCTCCGGAACGCTGCGCTGCCCGGCCTGCCGCGCCGCCGAGCTGGTCAACCGCGTGCCGGACCGCCGACGCTGCCCGCACTGCCGCGAGGGGCACCTCGAGGACCGCTTGGACGAGCACGTGCGTTGTCCCAACTGCGCGGTGGGCCACTTAAAGCCGTACAGCTTGACCCGTTTCCTGATCCTGCACGAGGAGCGGCGCCGCTGCGATCACTGCGAGGCGCAGTGGGAGGTGCGCGAGGCCGGCTGGAAGCTGCTGTCGGCCCGGGGCCGCCTCGAGGACCGCCTGGGTGAGACCCTGAGCGAGCGTGCCTGGCGCGAACTGTCCGGGCGGGGTTTCGAGGGGTGGCGCTGTGGCCGCTGCGCTGCCGAGTGGGACGCGTTGCCGGGAGGCGAGTACCGCTTTGCCTGGGCCGCAGACAGCAGCCCGTTGCTGGGCCGGGCCATGCTGCCTGCGGCCTGGGCCAAGCTGGCCTACCGCCTGGCTCCCGAGCGCGGTTCGCACGCCTGCCCGGCCTGTAACGCCGAGTTCGAGCTGGCCGCTGGCCGCATGCGTTTCCTTCGCAGCCCGGCGGGTTTTTTGACCCACCTGCTGGATCGCGAGTACGAGCCGAGGGTGTGGCAGGGTCTGGCGCGTGGTCTGACGCAACCGGAGACCGACGTGCAGTGCGATCACTGTGGCAGCGAGTGGGACGACCGGGGCGAGGAACTGCGTTTGCTGAGTCCGGGCCGGGGGCCGGCGCTGTTCGTGAACGGCACGGTCTTCCGGCGCGAGGCGTTGGGGCTGCTGGCGCGCGGCAAGACCAGCGGCCGCCCTGGGGCGCTGTGCCGCAACTGCCGTGCCGAGTGGGACCTCGAGGAACAGGGGCGTTACCGGCTGGTGCGCCCCGGGCAGGGGGCCGGGCGGGCGGGCGAGACGCACACCCTCGAGGGCTGGCAGCAGCGGCGCCTGCGCCGCCGTGACCCGCGCCCGGGGCTGTCGTGCCGTCGCTGCCACGCCGAATGGGTGACGGTGGCCCCGGACCTGTGGGAGCTGAGCGAAGCCGGACGCAGTGGCCGCCGCCCGGCCGGGACGCGGCTGTCCGCGCGCGACTGGCGGCTGCTGGCCGGGGGCAAGCAGTCGCCCGGCGACGGCTACCGCTGCGAACACTGCGGGAGCGAGCTGACCGTGCAGCCCGGCGGGAGATTGCGCCAGACCCATCCGCAGCCGGGTGATACGCGCACCCTCGAGGAATGGAAGCGGCTGGGGCGCGGTGAGGCGTTGCCGGGCGAGGTCGAGCGCCTGCGGCGCGAGGCCGAGGCGGCGCTGCGCGAGGCGGTGGTGAGCGGGGAGTGGGCCTTGCTGGACGAGGCCCGGATTTTTCCGAGGCCGGTGTATCTGAGCGAGCGGGTGCTGTTCAGCGTGCGCGCCCGCGCCGCGCGCCGCAGGAACGGCGAGTTCGAGCCGAACGAGCCGGGCACGCTGTGGTTTACCAGCAGGCGGGTGCTGTTCGATGGCCCGGCCAAGACCACCGAGATTCCGCTGGAGCGCCTCGAGCGGGCAGAAGCGCAGGGGGCACAGTTGCGGCTGCGGCGCAACGACCGCGAGCGGGCGCTGGTGTACTTCGTCGACGGATTTCGGGCGGTGTTTTCGTTGGGTGCGGTGCGGGTGGAAACCGGGGTGCGCGCGCCCGAACTGGCCGAATTGGTCGAGGGTCTGGCCCGGGGCGGTTGA
- a CDS encoding SRPBCC domain-containing protein, translating to MISRVQAGKELILERVFKAPKDLVFDAFSKADHLRHWWGPRGWDVTVCTVDFRPGGQWHYCMKCVDPNQGDFYGMESWGLAIYHEIEAPTRIVYTDHFSDAQARINETMPSTRITLTFEDVEGGTKIISHATYSSEEALKTVMDMGMLQGVTETWDRLAEHLESQQR from the coding sequence ATGATCTCCAGAGTCCAAGCCGGTAAAGAACTGATCCTCGAGCGCGTCTTCAAAGCCCCCAAAGACCTGGTGTTCGACGCCTTTTCAAAGGCCGACCATCTGCGCCACTGGTGGGGTCCCCGCGGCTGGGACGTGACCGTGTGCACCGTTGACTTCCGTCCAGGAGGCCAGTGGCACTACTGCATGAAGTGCGTTGACCCCAATCAGGGGGATTTCTACGGCATGGAGTCGTGGGGACTGGCCATCTACCATGAGATCGAAGCTCCGACCCGCATCGTCTACACCGACCATTTCTCGGACGCACAGGCCCGTATCAACGAGACCATGCCATCGACCCGGATCACACTGACCTTCGAAGACGTCGAAGGTGGCACGAAGATCATCAGCCACGCCACCTACAGCTCCGAGGAAGCGCTGAAGACCGTCATGGACATGGGCATGCTGCAAGGCGTCACCGAAACGTGGGACCGCCTGGCTGAACACCTGGAGTCGCAGCAGCGCTGA
- a CDS encoding VWA domain-containing protein: MNTLDRRLSRNTSSRGLPLPLRFGLVGAAACFAGALLGEWLFPAPAAAPVGGPQNIALVIDASGSMDEDGKLHEVRRAAQAFVARQNLGPTRVSVVAFGDHARLLSPPTDDRAALEAALDEVSDGGATDMAAGLEAGARSLEGTNGPRTLLLFTDGEPNTRLEPVMIAKPKTAALALSLRAQGNRIVAVGTEDADMDFLSSVTGTHELVFGTTAGSFGEAFARADRAIRQLFRSPGTAGSGLTAARDAALLGALVALLLGAALLVAENVWSLRGRPWRDLSWVPLGAAALGAVGALLGQGLFAVGLASRAPAWALLGAAVGLLLGLADRSRTKALRGLCGGALGGLIGGVLFDPLAGLRLGAADSGTVARLAAFALLGFFIGLMLRAAQDALRRAWLIGLTTGPYEGKTFELARARVSVGRSDANDLALYRERDLPQRAGTLVLEGDGWTWQGLPIAVNGALRPHAPLRSGDRLRLGATEFEFRVRGQETGVARERWLLAGRRTVALPHPLRRARIGSAAGSEVCLEGLAPSHAELLLEGGELKLRALAGETRLNDRVLPPGHSAPLAAGDLLRLGELELALVRDLG; this comes from the coding sequence GTGAATACGCTGGACCGTCGGCTCTCCCGCAACACGTCCTCCAGAGGCCTGCCGCTGCCCCTGCGCTTCGGGCTGGTTGGTGCGGCCGCCTGCTTCGCGGGGGCCTTGCTGGGCGAGTGGCTCTTTCCGGCCCCCGCCGCCGCGCCGGTTGGCGGGCCGCAAAATATTGCGCTGGTGATCGACGCTTCGGGCAGCATGGACGAAGACGGCAAGCTGCACGAGGTCCGGCGGGCTGCGCAGGCGTTCGTGGCTCGCCAGAACCTCGGTCCCACCCGGGTATCGGTGGTGGCTTTCGGGGACCACGCCCGGCTGCTCAGCCCGCCCACCGATGACCGCGCGGCCCTCGAGGCGGCACTGGACGAGGTCTCGGACGGTGGAGCGACCGATATGGCTGCCGGGCTCGAGGCCGGAGCCCGCAGCCTCGAGGGGACGAACGGACCGCGAACCCTGCTGCTGTTTACCGACGGTGAGCCGAACACCCGCCTCGAGCCCGTGATGATCGCCAAACCGAAAACGGCGGCGCTCGCTCTCTCGCTGCGCGCGCAGGGTAACCGCATCGTGGCGGTGGGCACCGAGGACGCCGACATGGATTTTCTGAGCAGCGTGACCGGAACGCACGAGCTGGTATTCGGAACGACCGCCGGGTCGTTCGGCGAAGCCTTCGCGCGGGCCGACCGCGCGATCCGGCAACTGTTCCGCTCGCCTGGAACCGCCGGAAGCGGTCTGACAGCCGCGCGCGACGCGGCGCTGCTGGGGGCGCTGGTCGCCCTGCTGCTGGGTGCCGCGCTGCTGGTGGCCGAAAACGTCTGGAGCCTGCGCGGCCGCCCCTGGCGCGACCTGTCCTGGGTGCCGCTGGGTGCCGCCGCCCTCGGGGCCGTGGGTGCCCTGCTCGGTCAGGGGCTGTTCGCGGTGGGGCTGGCCTCGAGGGCCCCGGCCTGGGCGCTGCTGGGCGCTGCCGTGGGCCTGCTGCTGGGCCTGGCGGACCGCTCGAGGACCAAGGCGCTGCGCGGCCTGTGCGGAGGAGCGCTGGGCGGTCTGATCGGCGGAGTGCTGTTCGATCCGCTGGCGGGTTTGCGGCTGGGCGCTGCGGATAGCGGTACGGTCGCGCGCCTGGCGGCCTTCGCGCTGCTGGGATTTTTCATCGGTCTGATGCTGCGCGCGGCACAGGATGCCTTGCGCCGCGCCTGGCTGATCGGCCTGACCACCGGGCCGTACGAGGGCAAGACCTTCGAGCTGGCCCGCGCCCGCGTGAGCGTGGGCCGCTCGGACGCCAACGACTTGGCCCTTTACCGCGAGCGTGACCTGCCGCAGCGCGCCGGGACGCTGGTCCTCGAGGGCGACGGCTGGACCTGGCAGGGCCTTCCCATCGCGGTCAACGGCGCGCTGCGGCCGCACGCCCCGCTGCGTTCGGGCGACCGCCTGCGGCTGGGGGCCACCGAGTTCGAGTTCCGGGTGCGCGGTCAGGAGACCGGAGTCGCGCGCGAGCGCTGGCTGCTGGCCGGACGCCGGACCGTGGCGTTGCCGCATCCGCTGCGCCGCGCCCGGATCGGGAGTGCCGCAGGCAGCGAGGTGTGCCTCGAGGGGCTGGCGCCCAGCCACGCCGAGCTGCTGCTCGAGGGCGGCGAGCTGAAACTGCGGGCACTGGCGGGCGAGACACGGCTGAACGACCGGGTGCTGCCGCCGGGGCACAGCGCGCCGCTGGCCGCCGGGGACCTGCTGCGGCTGGGGGAGCTGGAGCTGGCGCTGGTCCGGGACCTGGGATGA